Below is a genomic region from Anaerobaca lacustris.
GTCAATCAGGTTTCTCCAAGAATTGCACAACAGCAAACCCACTATAGAGAACCCATATAGTAGCCAAATGGTTCCAGAATATAGCGCTCCTGCCTTAACCATCAAACCAGCGATGGCCAAGAGACTTCCTATGGCTGTTATGAAGAATGCATTTGTCTGCTGGCGCCGCTGGATAAGGCGTTCCGATGAGTCAATCATTAACTTATAGAGTTCCAGCGTATTTGTGCCGTTCGTTCCTGTGAAGCACTTGCCGAATTCCTCTCTTAGATCATAGATTGGCTTCAACTTCGAACATACTACAGCCGGGGTGTCATTGGGAGTGATGTCCACAAGTGGCAGCCTGCCCTCTGCGGCTTTGGCTATTTCCCATTTTGCGTTTTCTGACTCCTCGCAGGACGTGCGATCGTAGACTATGATCGCCTCCGCCTTTGAAAGGGCTTCAATCGCTTTGTCTTTCCACGTCTTGCAGCCGGTACTATCAAGAAAAACGAGAGTGACTTTCGCGCCCAGTGTCTTACTCGCCTTCTTGAGAAGCGCTTTCGCTTGGTGTCTGTCTTTGGACCTATGTACAACAAATAGTCTCATCGTGTGATAGCTACCTCTTTCCAGCAATAAGGCTCTTCAGGTTCTCCCAGGTCCATTTATAGAGCTTGTCTGAAGTGGATGCAGACGTGGGTTTTCTGCAAGTCTTATCGGAGTATGCAGCCAGCAAGAAATACGGTTTCGGTTTTTCCTTTGCTATTCTCAGTTCAGCGGCCACACCTGTGGCTGTATGTGTTTGAGTTCCACAGAGGACAATCACCACGTCTACATTATCCATACGC
It encodes:
- a CDS encoding TIR domain-containing protein, translated to MATKERAFISFDIDHDEGAKMMLAGQAKSPDSPFDFKDNSVKEPLSGDWKEKVQRRMDNVDVVIVLCGTQTHTATGVAAELRIAKEKPKPYFLLAAYSDKTCRKPTSASTSDKLYKWTWENLKSLIAGKR
- a CDS encoding RipA family octameric membrane protein, which gives rise to MRLFVVHRSKDRHQAKALLKKASKTLGAKVTLVFLDSTGCKTWKDKAIEALSKAEAIIVYDRTSCEESENAKWEIAKAAEGRLPLVDITPNDTPAVVCSKLKPIYDLREEFGKCFTGTNGTNTLELYKLMIDSSERLIQRRQQTNAFFITAIGSLLAIAGLMVKAGALYSGTIWLLYGFSIVGLLLCNSWRNLIDNYGKLNKAKFDVILRLEQDLDAQVYAAEWVSLGKGLRPGKYRSFTSTEKNVPLHFALLI